A single Deltaproteobacteria bacterium DNA region contains:
- a CDS encoding FHA domain-containing protein: MAPSAAVLQVFVFKDGEFIGTDLFTQREVVIGRDATADLLLESGSVSRRHAIFEQDGKRVFIRDDASTNGVFVNGDKIERCEVGRLDQVFIGEYALKVKLVAQSGATEFESDEETGVIANKVIAQATAPKLDDDIADLPYKKSPAKKSGKKHSKSYPEHPQAAEIAAARAVEKAVFDDFDDEPQIKHHEEQKVKQKVARKKDDERPGRSISAHSIVSRLRAVARSKSHVDAIERAPFFDMAVSSNKSAVAAAKLREQPIADARPEREALIEPTALPSRRPPPIIGANDDDDDDEPYVPTFSMLQQTLNAGSTIEEPTHVEVLVTRNNAISQAVALRRGESFYYYKTNAKGASRRGLRRHRLVRYTRKGECRLEFDESSRATLKRRGERLDIDFISKVARHGRRQATIRAGESVEIEDSNYSYYIRLLRPPMLPPDRRTLAQRLKPDRLITRSMGGSFGTHIALLLVGMLLPSSHAAPAVETESFAEVKLDQEIKLEEPPPPEPEPEPVEETPTAPQPRKVPRRMQAAPNKRARAGGTAKAPPGVLGLLSKRGSSAAPGPAAALAAVTNLSAANAPSGARGFRVSNLASKSATADILVGGGGGGGVVTKGGASLLRGGGGGAGRLSGKGTRRVGGLVEKMPRAMRSRGQGSLDRDAIQKVINQNVGQIQRCYERELLSKPGLSGKVEIEWTITTSGSVRGTRQKYSSLNSVPAVNCIIGRISTWRFPQPKGGEVIVSYPFVFKSISF; encoded by the coding sequence TTGGCTCCTTCTGCTGCGGTTCTGCAAGTTTTTGTTTTTAAAGATGGTGAATTTATCGGCACCGATCTATTCACTCAACGTGAAGTTGTGATCGGTCGCGATGCAACTGCTGACTTATTATTAGAATCAGGTTCAGTTTCTCGTCGTCATGCTATTTTTGAACAAGATGGTAAACGTGTATTCATCCGTGATGATGCAAGTACTAATGGCGTCTTCGTTAATGGTGATAAAATAGAGCGTTGTGAAGTCGGACGTCTTGATCAAGTATTTATTGGCGAGTATGCCCTTAAAGTTAAACTTGTAGCACAATCTGGTGCAACAGAATTTGAAAGCGACGAAGAGACTGGTGTTATTGCTAATAAGGTAATAGCACAAGCAACCGCACCAAAATTGGATGATGATATTGCAGATTTGCCGTATAAAAAATCTCCGGCAAAAAAATCTGGCAAGAAACATTCAAAATCATATCCAGAGCATCCTCAAGCAGCTGAGATTGCAGCAGCACGAGCTGTAGAAAAAGCAGTATTTGATGATTTTGATGATGAACCTCAAATAAAACATCACGAAGAACAAAAAGTTAAACAAAAAGTCGCGCGCAAAAAAGATGACGAACGTCCAGGGCGTAGCATTTCAGCACACAGCATTGTGTCAAGATTGCGTGCGGTTGCTAGATCAAAATCACATGTAGATGCCATTGAACGTGCTCCCTTCTTTGATATGGCGGTTAGCAGCAATAAAAGTGCTGTAGCTGCAGCAAAGTTACGTGAACAACCTATTGCCGACGCTAGACCTGAACGTGAAGCACTAATAGAACCAACTGCCCTGCCTTCACGTCGACCCCCACCAATTATCGGTGCCAACGATGATGATGATGATGATGAGCCATATGTACCAACATTCAGTATGTTACAGCAAACACTCAACGCTGGCTCAACCATAGAAGAGCCAACGCATGTTGAGGTGTTGGTAACTCGAAATAATGCTATCTCACAGGCGGTTGCTTTGCGTCGCGGCGAATCATTTTATTACTATAAAACTAATGCTAAGGGAGCATCACGTCGTGGTTTACGTCGGCATCGTTTAGTTAGATATACACGCAAAGGTGAATGCCGACTTGAGTTCGACGAAAGCTCGCGCGCTACTTTAAAGAGACGTGGCGAGCGCCTTGATATTGATTTCATTTCGAAAGTCGCACGCCACGGTAGACGCCAAGCCACTATACGCGCTGGCGAATCTGTTGAAATCGAAGATTCAAATTATTCTTACTATATTCGCTTATTGCGTCCGCCAATGTTGCCACCAGATAGACGCACCTTGGCACAACGATTAAAACCTGACCGGTTAATTACAAGATCTATGGGCGGCTCATTCGGTACTCATATTGCATTATTGTTAGTAGGTATGCTCTTGCCTAGTTCACATGCTGCTCCTGCTGTTGAAACCGAGAGTTTCGCTGAAGTTAAACTCGATCAAGAAATAAAATTAGAAGAACCACCACCTCCTGAGCCTGAACCAGAACCCGTAGAAGAGACACCGACGGCCCCGCAACCCCGTAAAGTTCCGCGGCGTATGCAAGCGGCACCTAATAAGCGTGCACGCGCTGGTGGTACAGCAAAAGCTCCCCCAGGTGTCTTAGGTTTGTTAAGTAAACGCGGTAGCTCAGCAGCACCTGGTCCGGCAGCGGCCCTTGCTGCTGTTACTAATCTTTCAGCAGCTAATGCACCTTCAGGCGCTCGTGGTTTTCGTGTTTCTAATCTTGCAAGCAAATCAGCTACTGCTGATATCTTAGTAGGTGGCGGCGGTGGTGGCGGTGTCGTCACTAAAGGTGGCGCCAGTCTATTGCGTGGTGGTGGCGGTGGTGCTGGACGGCTTTCGGGCAAAGGAACGCGCCGGGTTGGCGGTCTAGTTGAAAAAATGCCCCGTGCTATGCGCTCTCGTGGTCAAGGTAGTTTAGATCGTGATGCTATTCAAAAAGTGATTAATCAAAATGTCGGTCAAATCCAAAGATGTTATGAACGAGAATTACTCAGTAAACCTGGGCTATCTGGTAAAGTTGAAATTGAATGGACTATAACCACTAGTGGTTCTGTACGCGGTACTAGACAAAAATACTCTAGTCTCAATTCAGTACCCGCAGTTAATTGCATTATAGGTAGAATAAGCACCTGGCGATTCCCTCAACCTAAAGGTGGTGAAGTCATCGTAAGCTATCCGTTTGTATTTAAGAGTATTAGTTTTTAG
- a CDS encoding VWA domain-containing protein, which yields MRRLILIIPFLLTGCTKSDIYQQTGRQPLAPDRVVITGDLCTDDTGGSKFPVKILFVIDKSQRMFAADPDGYRFSAPNNGLAAFIARHNQLPHIRFGFIELGNQSRVLPVALGQQFYPALDPAINQALIELSQPSGADRDILGALAEIENFIASDIRNSSAGEVLRTRYLTYMLLSGPPNPSKTDDELAKAVINLQEYIYNQGVLEFRLDMGLAYYGPLTIEDSSTGHNCYAPEATDPPCTCGDSIPELTVYCGVYCDITGGSATEASNTTARQQYEHIAYLGGGTFTEFPCSQTIGVPLDTSAGKVDLISKDIVAFNRNVTLTADGPALDSDGDGLIDSVELQIGTDPQNWDSDNDGLGDGLELRSTPKQDPLDPSDRPSSCADPAITASLPDDDLDLLNNCEEGLLSTSPSIPDTDGDGLPDALEYYGSMVPTSSSDRLLDFDADGVTNAVELANHTSPRVNEQTLRASYAYRNSVDFIGKRNVAVMEDSDTLPGVAFRDASPNVVGGQAIMKWDACARTLSWSDARYTLSAPFTPVPTPIENTGVYKLNAERWAEGELIDQIWVTVFVTAELMPSCAEKAEVVIAPLITVSERTCYSVTFSNIKLMQTLASNGPDSEGINHIMVFFTEAPADRLSSPGITKIADISVRLKCKDPNKIDTCSRWPVDGHINIVDSDFVSVLP from the coding sequence GTGAGAAGATTAATATTAATTATACCTTTTTTGCTGACTGGATGTACAAAGTCAGACATCTATCAACAAACTGGTCGTCAACCACTGGCACCAGATAGAGTAGTAATTACCGGAGATTTATGTACCGATGACACTGGCGGTTCAAAATTTCCGGTCAAAATTTTATTTGTTATAGATAAATCGCAGCGAATGTTTGCTGCTGATCCTGATGGGTACCGATTTTCAGCACCAAATAACGGACTAGCGGCATTCATTGCTAGGCATAACCAACTGCCGCATATTCGCTTTGGTTTTATAGAGTTAGGCAACCAAAGCCGTGTCCTCCCTGTGGCTTTGGGCCAGCAATTTTATCCAGCACTAGATCCAGCAATTAATCAAGCGCTTATTGAATTAAGTCAACCAAGTGGCGCAGATCGCGATATTTTAGGTGCGCTAGCTGAAATTGAAAATTTTATTGCGTCTGATATTCGTAATTCATCAGCAGGTGAAGTGCTGCGTACTCGCTATTTAACATATATGTTACTTTCAGGACCTCCGAATCCATCCAAAACTGATGATGAACTGGCAAAAGCAGTCATAAATCTGCAAGAGTATATTTATAATCAAGGTGTTCTCGAATTTCGTCTTGATATGGGGCTAGCATATTACGGTCCGCTTACCATCGAAGACAGCAGTACTGGCCACAATTGTTACGCTCCTGAAGCAACCGATCCACCTTGTACATGTGGTGACAGCATACCAGAGCTTACCGTTTATTGTGGGGTTTATTGTGATATCACTGGTGGCAGTGCTACCGAAGCATCAAATACAACTGCTCGTCAACAATATGAACATATTGCATATCTTGGTGGGGGTACATTTACAGAGTTTCCTTGTAGTCAAACAATTGGTGTTCCTCTTGATACTTCTGCGGGTAAAGTCGATTTAATTAGTAAAGACATTGTTGCGTTTAATCGTAACGTCACGCTCACCGCTGATGGTCCAGCGCTTGATAGTGATGGAGATGGTTTAATTGATAGTGTTGAGTTGCAAATTGGCACTGATCCACAAAACTGGGATAGTGACAATGATGGTTTAGGTGATGGACTTGAATTGCGTTCAACACCAAAACAGGATCCACTTGATCCTAGCGATCGTCCTTCTTCTTGTGCTGACCCAGCAATTACCGCATCACTTCCAGACGATGATTTGGATCTGCTAAATAATTGTGAAGAGGGATTATTATCAACGAGCCCAAGCATTCCTGACACTGACGGTGATGGATTACCAGATGCACTTGAATATTATGGTAGTATGGTCCCCACCTCGTCTTCTGACCGTTTACTTGATTTTGATGCAGATGGTGTAACTAATGCTGTAGAGCTTGCTAACCACACCAGTCCACGTGTGAATGAGCAAACTCTTAGAGCTTCATATGCATATAGAAATAGTGTGGATTTTATCGGTAAGCGTAATGTTGCGGTTATGGAAGATAGCGATACATTGCCTGGTGTTGCTTTTCGCGATGCATCCCCAAATGTTGTTGGCGGTCAGGCAATTATGAAATGGGATGCTTGTGCACGCACTTTGTCATGGTCTGATGCAAGATATACTCTATCTGCTCCTTTTACTCCTGTACCAACACCTATAGAAAATACTGGCGTATATAAACTTAATGCTGAACGTTGGGCAGAAGGAGAGCTAATTGATCAAATTTGGGTGACAGTTTTTGTTACTGCTGAACTCATGCCAAGCTGTGCTGAAAAAGCTGAAGTGGTCATTGCTCCTTTGATCACAGTCTCAGAGAGAACCTGTTACAGCGTTACTTTTAGTAACATCAAACTCATGCAAACTTTAGCGAGCAATGGACCTGATAGCGAAGGTATTAATCATATAATGGTATTTTTTACTGAAGCACCAGCAGATCGTTTATCATCCCCAGGAATTACCAAAATTGCGGATATTTCTGTGCGCTTAAAATGCAAGGATCCAAACAAAATAGATACATGTAGTCGATGGCCGGTAGATGGTCATATTAATATAGTAGACAGTGATTTTGTTTCGGTGCTTCCATGA